The following proteins come from a genomic window of Sphaerisporangium rubeum:
- a CDS encoding GntR family transcriptional regulator has product MIVIDSASPVPPFEQLRSQLARQIQDHTLPVGTRLPTIRHLAADLALAVNTVGRAYRELEEAGLIETRGRAGTYVAPTADHSRTKAQEAALTYAGLTTSLGIPPEEALRIVKAALTSLAPPPRPSPTR; this is encoded by the coding sequence ATGATCGTCATCGACTCGGCGTCCCCCGTACCCCCCTTCGAGCAGCTACGCTCCCAGCTGGCCCGCCAGATCCAGGACCACACCCTCCCCGTAGGCACCCGCCTCCCCACCATCCGCCACCTGGCCGCCGACCTGGCCCTGGCCGTCAACACCGTCGGCCGCGCCTACCGCGAACTGGAGGAAGCCGGCCTCATAGAGACCCGCGGCCGCGCCGGCACCTACGTCGCTCCCACCGCCGACCACTCCCGCACCAAAGCCCAGGAAGCCGCGCTGACCTACGCCGGGCTGACCACCAGCCTCGGCATCCCCCCCGAAGAGGCCCTTCGCATCGTCAAAGCGGCCCTCACCTCCCTCGCGCCTCCCCCCAGGCCCTCACCGACCCGATGA
- a CDS encoding acyl-CoA synthetase: protein MEFNHADLFEGVADAVGDRVAVVCGGDRLTYAELEAEANRLAHHLTAHGVGHGDHVGIQLYNGVEYVITMLAALKIRAVPINVNYRYVEAELLYLFTDSAIVALVYDAEFDDRVSAVAPHCPALTTLITVGGPSGIGTAVPWPDALAGRSTTRDGLPTRSDQDIYIIYTGGTTGMPKGVMWHTRDLFMAFGGGNPWGAPHTTPQQVVDTAVASGPLIMMPAAPLMHGAAQMGTFIAFWMGATVVYVRRFDAADVLRAIAAEKVFSVNITGDAMARPLADEIATGTHDLSSLKVLSSTGAILTGVVRDRLQELLPDVLIMDSFGSTESGFTASAAAGSSPESGLKYHPNTTCTLAVLDETLTPVKPGSGDLGTIAKSGDIAFAYYNDPEKSAQTFVTDNSGTRWLLTGDLATVEEDGTIYVHGRGSQCINTGGEKVFPEEVEAVLKGHPAVFDAVVTGLPDPHWGTKVVAVVEPRPGRTLTPDILTTHCRSRLSGYKIPKTYAFVEKIHRTPAGKADYRWAKETAQNTTT, encoded by the coding sequence ATGGAGTTCAACCACGCCGACCTGTTCGAAGGTGTCGCCGACGCGGTGGGGGACCGCGTCGCCGTCGTCTGCGGCGGCGACCGCCTGACGTACGCCGAACTCGAGGCCGAAGCCAACCGGCTCGCGCACCACCTGACGGCACACGGCGTGGGCCACGGCGACCACGTCGGCATCCAGCTCTACAACGGCGTCGAGTACGTCATCACGATGCTCGCCGCACTGAAGATCCGCGCCGTCCCCATCAACGTCAACTACCGCTACGTCGAAGCGGAACTGCTCTACCTGTTCACCGACTCCGCCATAGTCGCCCTCGTCTACGACGCGGAGTTCGACGACCGCGTGTCCGCCGTGGCCCCCCACTGCCCCGCGCTGACCACCCTGATCACCGTAGGCGGCCCGTCCGGCATCGGCACAGCCGTCCCCTGGCCCGACGCACTGGCCGGCCGCTCCACCACCCGTGACGGCCTCCCCACCCGCTCCGACCAGGACATCTACATCATCTACACCGGCGGCACCACCGGCATGCCGAAGGGTGTCATGTGGCACACCCGCGACCTGTTCATGGCCTTCGGCGGCGGCAACCCCTGGGGAGCCCCCCACACCACCCCCCAGCAGGTCGTCGACACGGCCGTGGCCTCCGGCCCTCTGATCATGATGCCGGCCGCTCCCCTGATGCACGGCGCCGCGCAGATGGGCACCTTCATCGCCTTCTGGATGGGTGCCACCGTCGTCTACGTCCGCAGGTTCGACGCCGCCGACGTCCTGCGCGCCATCGCCGCGGAAAAGGTCTTCAGCGTCAACATCACCGGTGACGCCATGGCCCGTCCCCTCGCCGACGAGATCGCCACCGGCACCCACGACCTCTCCTCCCTGAAGGTCCTCAGCTCCACCGGCGCCATCCTCACCGGCGTCGTCCGCGACCGCTTACAGGAACTCCTCCCCGACGTCCTCATCATGGACAGCTTCGGCAGCACCGAATCCGGCTTCACCGCCTCCGCCGCAGCCGGCTCGTCCCCCGAATCCGGCCTCAAATACCACCCCAACACCACCTGCACCCTGGCCGTCCTGGACGAAACCCTCACCCCCGTGAAACCAGGCTCCGGCGACTTGGGCACCATAGCCAAATCCGGCGACATAGCCTTCGCCTACTACAACGACCCCGAGAAGTCCGCGCAAACCTTCGTGACCGACAACTCAGGCACCCGCTGGCTCCTCACCGGCGACCTCGCGACGGTCGAAGAGGACGGCACCATCTACGTCCACGGCCGCGGCTCCCAATGCATCAACACCGGCGGCGAGAAAGTCTTCCCAGAGGAGGTCGAAGCCGTGCTGAAGGGCCACCCCGCGGTCTTCGACGCCGTGGTCACCGGCCTCCCCGACCCCCACTGGGGAACGAAGGTAGTCGCCGTGGTCGAACCCCGTCCCGGCCGGACCCTGACCCCCGACATCTTGACCACCCACTGCCGGTCCCGCCTGAGCGGCTACAAAATCCCCAAGACGTACGCCTTCGTCGAAAAGATCCACCGCACCCCCGCCGGCAAAGCCGACTACCGCTGGGCCAAGGAAACCGCGCAGAACACCACAACCTGA
- a CDS encoding LysE family translocator: MPSVTTLLVFAAATLALLLVPGPAVVYIVTRSVAQGRTAGLVSVAGIHAGSVVHVIAAALGLSALLAASATAFTLVKYLGAAYLVYLGLRKLLSRDHTLTTEVAPASPTRLFSEGFVVNVLNPKTAIFFLAFLPQFTDPATGPVALQVILLGVIWIVLGMASDGTYALISATLATRLRSSRKAARRLDVTSGLVYLGLGATAALTGDSAKP, encoded by the coding sequence ATGCCATCGGTCACAACGCTCCTGGTCTTCGCCGCCGCGACGCTCGCGCTGCTGCTCGTCCCCGGCCCCGCCGTCGTCTACATCGTCACCCGCAGCGTGGCCCAGGGCCGTACCGCCGGCCTGGTCTCGGTGGCAGGCATCCACGCCGGCTCGGTGGTCCACGTGATCGCCGCCGCACTAGGCCTCAGCGCACTCCTCGCCGCCTCCGCCACCGCGTTCACCCTGGTCAAGTACCTGGGTGCCGCCTACCTCGTCTACCTCGGCCTGCGCAAACTCCTCTCCCGCGACCACACCCTCACCACAGAGGTCGCCCCCGCCTCCCCCACCCGCCTCTTCAGCGAAGGCTTCGTGGTCAACGTCCTCAACCCCAAGACCGCCATCTTCTTCCTGGCCTTCCTCCCCCAGTTCACCGACCCCGCCACCGGCCCGGTGGCCCTCCAGGTCATCCTCCTCGGCGTCATCTGGATCGTCCTCGGCATGGCCAGCGACGGAACGTACGCACTCATCTCCGCCACCCTGGCGACCCGCCTCCGCTCCTCCCGCAAGGCAGCACGCCGCCTGGACGTCACCAGCGGCCTCGTCTACCTCGGCCTAGGCGCCACCGCCGCCCTCACCGGCGACTCCGCCAAGCCCTAG
- a CDS encoding CPBP family intramembrane glutamic endopeptidase: protein MTGRRPIDLVLFLIVAFGASWLIALPLWLGQGLATPLFPVVAAAMMFTPSLGVAAVWLRNRVPAKEWARRTGLGLGPRRGRTVALTAAVWIGTPVLIAVAVGISVALGLLRLDLSGLSLFGETLRQAGVTPPADLRVVAAAQLAAAMLAGPVLNAIPALGEEWGWRGWLLPTLVDRHGRRAALVSSGVIWGLWHSPLTLLGYNYPSLGPWAALYFTGFCVLAGLVLGWLRLRSESVWPAVVGHGALNAVAPALLLLGDADAVPNPVLAGITGLAGWVLLAVLAFLLFRLGRLEPRSRPGRGATGEAAYRADRGTEGDGRSGDRQAGADQQTRPELQSRRGEAGGQGAD, encoded by the coding sequence GTGACCGGCAGGCGGCCGATCGACCTGGTCCTTTTCCTCATCGTCGCCTTCGGCGCGTCATGGCTGATCGCACTGCCGCTGTGGCTCGGCCAGGGCCTGGCCACCCCGCTGTTCCCGGTGGTGGCCGCCGCGATGATGTTCACCCCCTCACTCGGTGTGGCCGCGGTCTGGCTGAGGAACCGGGTTCCCGCCAAGGAATGGGCCCGGCGGACGGGCCTCGGCCTCGGGCCGCGGCGGGGACGTACGGTGGCGCTCACGGCCGCCGTCTGGATCGGCACTCCGGTACTGATCGCGGTCGCCGTGGGGATCAGCGTGGCCCTCGGGCTGCTGCGCCTGGACCTCTCCGGCCTCAGCCTGTTCGGTGAGACCCTGCGCCAGGCAGGCGTCACTCCCCCCGCCGACCTGCGCGTCGTGGCGGCGGCGCAACTCGCCGCCGCCATGCTGGCCGGGCCCGTGCTCAACGCCATCCCGGCCCTCGGCGAGGAATGGGGCTGGCGCGGCTGGCTGCTCCCCACTCTCGTCGACCGTCACGGCCGCCGCGCCGCGCTGGTGTCGTCCGGCGTCATCTGGGGCCTGTGGCACAGCCCGCTGACCCTGCTCGGCTACAACTACCCGTCCCTCGGCCCGTGGGCCGCGCTCTACTTCACGGGCTTCTGCGTGCTCGCCGGCCTGGTCCTCGGCTGGCTGCGCCTCCGCTCGGAAAGCGTCTGGCCGGCCGTCGTCGGCCACGGCGCTCTCAACGCCGTGGCCCCGGCCCTCCTGCTCCTCGGCGACGCCGACGCCGTGCCGAACCCGGTGCTCGCCGGCATCACCGGCCTGGCCGGCTGGGTCCTCCTCGCCGTCCTGGCGTTCCTGCTCTTCCGTCTCGGCCGGCTCGAACCCCGAAGCCGTCCGGGCCGAGGAGCCACCGGGGAGGCCGCGTACCGTGCGGATCGGGGAACCGAAGGCGACGGCCGTTCCGGCGATCGCCAGGCAGGTGCCGATCAGCAGACCCGGCCGGAACTCCAGAGCCGCCGCGGTGAGGCCGGCGGCCAAGGCGCCGACTGA